In the genome of Nocardia sp. NBC_00416, one region contains:
- a CDS encoding nucleoside deaminase, which yields MVRAALAAAATADPRDVPVGAVVFDSRGRELARAANAREACGDPTAHAEVLALRRAAAVHGDGWRLTGATLAVTLEPCTMCAGALVAARVDRLLFGAWEPKTGAVGSLWDVVRDRRLNHRPQVRGGILEDECAAILDEFFRGRR from the coding sequence ATGGTGCGCGCGGCCCTGGCCGCCGCCGCCACCGCCGACCCACGGGATGTGCCGGTGGGCGCGGTGGTTTTCGACAGCCGGGGACGCGAGCTGGCGCGCGCGGCCAACGCCCGCGAGGCGTGCGGCGACCCCACCGCGCATGCCGAGGTGCTGGCCCTGCGCCGCGCCGCCGCGGTGCACGGCGACGGCTGGCGGCTCACCGGCGCGACCCTGGCGGTGACATTGGAACCGTGCACCATGTGTGCGGGGGCATTGGTCGCGGCCCGGGTGGACCGGCTGCTGTTCGGTGCGTGGGAGCCCAAGACCGGAGCGGTGGGATCGCTGTGGGATGTGGTCCGCGACCGCCGTCTCAATCATCGCCCGCAGGTGCGCGGGGGGATCTTGGAGGACGAATGCGCGGCGATCCTCGACGAGTTCTTCCGCGGCCGGCGCTGA
- a CDS encoding helix-turn-helix domain-containing protein produces the protein MDTSIGARIKHFRGRSMTQTQLADLAEVHPSLIRQLEQGKREGASIMSLHKISKALDVDIADLVGKRHGIPSEDPGAGVVAIRHALNSVDDLIDDGPGQLPVTLHEARRAVDYAWGAYWNGRYETLTAVLPPGLSQLRATAHAARRSEIAPAHELLARMYWVTGCTLVHLGQSDPAFAAIRSALTAAERGNDSLLAATLRGSVSWQLLVQGRYEESHKVALKAAASVEPVGEATEEQLAVYGSLVLQGATAAGRQQRVQDALDIVVAAQEVASRLPGDTKHYECNFGPSQVVMQSVDVNVSSERYPEAIEAAKAMPDGGAGLAQVSRARHRLDQAAALARTGQNQRALDMLLTAERIGGRDWVRYQTLLKQVVAELREKERQHSALRSLAERAGVR, from the coding sequence ATGGACACGAGCATCGGCGCGCGGATCAAACATTTTCGCGGCAGATCAATGACCCAAACCCAGTTGGCGGACTTGGCCGAGGTGCACCCGTCTCTGATCCGGCAACTGGAGCAGGGAAAGCGGGAAGGTGCCAGCATCATGAGCTTGCACAAGATCTCGAAGGCTCTGGATGTCGATATCGCCGACCTTGTCGGGAAGCGGCATGGGATCCCGTCCGAAGACCCGGGGGCCGGCGTTGTCGCCATTCGGCATGCGCTGAATTCGGTGGATGACCTGATCGACGACGGGCCCGGACAATTGCCGGTCACGCTGCACGAAGCCAGGCGGGCTGTCGATTACGCGTGGGGCGCCTACTGGAACGGTCGGTACGAGACGCTTACTGCGGTGCTACCGCCCGGGCTCTCGCAGTTACGGGCAACCGCTCACGCCGCTCGGCGCAGCGAAATAGCCCCGGCCCATGAGCTGTTGGCTCGGATGTACTGGGTGACCGGTTGCACGCTGGTCCACCTCGGGCAGTCCGATCCGGCGTTCGCGGCGATCCGGTCTGCGCTGACCGCGGCTGAACGCGGCAATGATTCGCTACTCGCCGCGACACTGCGCGGTTCGGTGTCATGGCAACTGCTCGTCCAGGGCCGCTACGAGGAGTCCCACAAGGTGGCGCTCAAAGCGGCCGCGTCGGTGGAGCCGGTCGGCGAGGCCACCGAAGAGCAGTTGGCTGTATACGGATCGCTGGTGCTGCAAGGAGCGACCGCCGCCGGTCGGCAGCAGCGCGTTCAGGACGCGCTGGATATCGTTGTCGCGGCGCAGGAGGTGGCATCGCGCTTGCCCGGTGACACCAAGCATTACGAGTGCAACTTCGGGCCATCGCAAGTGGTGATGCAGTCGGTCGATGTGAATGTGTCCTCGGAGCGGTATCCGGAGGCGATCGAGGCGGCGAAAGCGATGCCGGACGGCGGCGCGGGGCTCGCGCAGGTGAGTCGGGCGCGGCATCGACTCGATCAGGCCGCGGCTCTCGCCCGCACCGGACAGAACCAGCGGGCCCTGGACATGCTGCTGACCGCGGAGCGGATCGGCGGCCGGGACTGGGTGCGGTACCAAACGCTGCTGAAGCAGGTTGTCGCCGAGCTGCGGGAGAAGGAGCGCCAGCACAGCGCGTTACGAAGCTTGGCCGAGCGCGCTGGTGTGCGATAG
- a CDS encoding pentapeptide repeat-containing protein: MGVTRVQVAPAKPRTASALRDAGPGEEFADELTVSGVRYTGTDAGIDGGEAIAVSASEFSGARIVGTLARTTFDNCAFASCDLSNLRADETSLLESEITQSRLTGLSLSDGVLRDVFIDDTRADLASFRGSKFQKVVFTGCNLAGADFQRVRFRSVRFEGCDLTGAQFSQANIEHNTTFVDCRLIDVRGVRGLKGAQVRGDDLLGLAGSLAREVGIDVEW, translated from the coding sequence ATGGGCGTCACACGCGTACAGGTCGCACCGGCTAAGCCGCGGACTGCGAGTGCTTTACGCGACGCCGGACCGGGCGAGGAGTTCGCCGACGAGTTGACGGTGAGCGGTGTCCGGTACACGGGGACCGATGCCGGTATCGATGGCGGAGAAGCCATCGCCGTGAGCGCGTCGGAATTCTCCGGCGCGCGGATCGTCGGCACGCTGGCCCGGACCACGTTCGACAACTGTGCGTTCGCCTCATGCGACCTGTCGAACCTGCGCGCGGACGAGACTTCGCTCCTGGAATCGGAGATCACACAGTCCAGATTGACGGGACTTTCGCTGAGCGACGGTGTATTGCGAGATGTGTTCATAGACGACACCCGCGCGGATTTGGCATCGTTTCGCGGCAGCAAGTTCCAGAAGGTGGTGTTCACCGGCTGCAACCTGGCGGGCGCGGACTTCCAGAGAGTCAGGTTCCGTAGCGTCCGGTTCGAGGGATGTGACCTCACCGGGGCGCAGTTCTCGCAGGCGAATATCGAGCACAACACTACGTTCGTGGACTGCCGTCTGATCGACGTGCGTGGGGTGCGCGGCCTGAAGGGTGCTCAGGTGCGCGGTGACGACCTGCTCGGGCTGGCGGGAAGCCTGGCCCGAGAGGTCGGCATCGACGTGGAGTGGTGA
- a CDS encoding DUF4352 domain-containing protein, whose product MDRDRDEGCALRQPEQGETLTHQPYPPQQHYGAHPPQRPKKKTTWPWLLLAGVLVLCGFGGCLAVVSNSASDKTTSAAAAGDPAAGDSDIAAAGTPVRDGKFEFVVTKVDTGLKTVGSNPYLQKEAQGQYVLVHTTVTNTSDRPQSYFGSNQKLIDAQGREFTNDTMAEVNVNDTSVMGGDINPGNAMEVIIAFDIPAAAQPATLEFHDSMLSGGVRVALQ is encoded by the coding sequence ATGGACAGGGACCGGGACGAAGGCTGCGCACTCCGACAACCCGAGCAAGGGGAAACCTTGACCCACCAGCCCTATCCACCCCAGCAGCACTACGGCGCCCACCCACCTCAGCGCCCGAAGAAGAAGACCACCTGGCCGTGGCTGCTTCTCGCGGGCGTCCTCGTGCTGTGTGGATTCGGTGGCTGTCTCGCCGTCGTGAGCAACAGCGCTTCCGACAAGACGACCAGTGCGGCCGCGGCCGGGGACCCGGCGGCCGGGGACTCCGATATCGCGGCGGCCGGAACACCGGTCCGGGACGGCAAATTCGAGTTCGTGGTCACGAAGGTCGATACGGGCCTGAAGACGGTGGGGTCCAACCCGTATCTGCAGAAGGAGGCGCAAGGTCAGTACGTACTCGTACACACCACCGTCACCAACACCAGCGATCGGCCGCAGTCCTATTTCGGGTCGAACCAGAAATTGATCGACGCGCAGGGCCGCGAATTCACCAACGACACAATGGCCGAGGTGAACGTCAACGACACTTCCGTCATGGGAGGCGATATCAACCCCGGCAACGCGATGGAAGTGATCATCGCCTTCGATATACCCGCCGCCGCACAACCCGCGACCCTCGAATTTCACGATTCGATGCTCTCGGGTGGCGTCCGAGTCGCCCTGCAGTAG
- a CDS encoding group II truncated hemoglobin: protein MSEHTQSLYEAVGGIDVLRRLGDTFYDGVLADPLLAPVFADFTRTHIEHVAVWLSEVFGGSTDFTDRLGGHQALLRAHLGLEITEAQRLRWMELMTEAVDKELPDDPALRRTVIAYFDWGTTVAREVSADPAGTDLGDPGPTPRWGWNGLG, encoded by the coding sequence ATGTCCGAGCACACACAATCCCTCTACGAGGCCGTCGGCGGGATCGATGTCCTGCGCCGGCTGGGCGACACCTTCTACGACGGGGTGCTGGCCGATCCGCTGCTGGCCCCGGTGTTCGCCGATTTCACCCGTACACATATCGAGCATGTCGCGGTGTGGCTGAGCGAGGTCTTCGGCGGTTCCACCGACTTCACCGATCGTCTCGGCGGGCACCAGGCGCTGCTCCGGGCCCACCTCGGCCTGGAGATCACCGAAGCGCAGCGGCTGCGCTGGATGGAACTGATGACCGAAGCCGTCGACAAGGAACTCCCCGACGACCCGGCGCTGCGCCGGACGGTCATCGCTTACTTCGACTGGGGGACCACCGTCGCGCGCGAGGTCTCGGCCGATCCCGCCGGTACCGACCTCGGTGACCCGGGTCCGACACCGCGCTGGGGATGGAACGGACTCGGCTGA
- a CDS encoding prephenate dehydrogenase yields the protein MTADDRTALCVLGTGLIGGSLLRAATAAGWYGWGYNRSAPGVAAARTSGFDVTDDLPEALSRAAAADALIVVAVPMPAVSPMLDAIAEHAPDCRLTDVVSVKAPVAAAVRRYGLEARYVGGHPMAGTAESGWQATDPELFRNAAWAVGVDPGTDPETWTRVTRLALDCGAVAVPVIASEHDRAVARISHLPHVLAEALAVAGARGGDLALGLAAGSFRDGTRVAGTAPDLVRAICEPNSDALLAVLDETLTALTEARESLSADTSLADLTAAGHTARQRYESAERWAITDIEPGAEGWLEKLQEAGRAGGVVTAL from the coding sequence GTGACTGCTGACGACCGCACGGCGCTCTGTGTTCTCGGAACGGGCTTGATCGGCGGGTCGCTGCTGCGTGCGGCGACCGCGGCCGGTTGGTACGGATGGGGATACAACCGCTCGGCACCGGGCGTGGCGGCGGCCCGGACCTCGGGATTCGATGTCACCGACGACCTCCCGGAGGCACTGAGCCGGGCCGCCGCGGCCGACGCCCTCATCGTGGTCGCGGTCCCGATGCCCGCGGTGAGCCCGATGCTGGACGCGATCGCCGAACACGCACCGGATTGCCGGCTCACCGATGTGGTGAGTGTGAAGGCCCCTGTCGCGGCGGCGGTGCGCCGGTACGGCCTGGAAGCGCGCTACGTGGGTGGGCACCCGATGGCCGGCACCGCCGAATCGGGCTGGCAGGCAACCGATCCGGAACTGTTCCGGAATGCCGCCTGGGCGGTGGGGGTGGACCCGGGAACGGATCCGGAGACCTGGACCAGGGTCACCCGACTGGCCCTGGACTGCGGCGCGGTGGCGGTGCCGGTGATCGCCTCCGAACACGACCGTGCTGTGGCTCGTATCTCACATCTGCCGCACGTCCTGGCCGAGGCGCTGGCCGTGGCCGGAGCACGCGGCGGGGACCTCGCGCTCGGTCTTGCGGCAGGATCGTTCCGGGACGGCACCCGGGTCGCGGGAACCGCACCCGACCTGGTGCGCGCGATCTGCGAACCGAACTCCGACGCCCTGCTGGCGGTACTGGACGAGACGTTGACCGCCCTGACCGAAGCGCGCGAATCGCTGAGCGCCGACACCTCGCTCGCCGACCTCACCGCCGCCGGCCACACCGCCCGGCAGCGCTACGAATCGGCCGAACGCTGGGCGATCACCGATATCGAGCCGGGCGCCGAGGGCTGGCTGGAAAAACTACAGGAGGCGGGCCGGGCGGGCGGGGTCGTCACCGCGCTGTGA
- a CDS encoding aKG-HExxH-type peptide beta-hydroxylase, giving the protein MLPSSYREAVSQHRPIDAPPHGSAIHFENSGWGDYLDEADVFDGIFKGLRPSTSEERDVWPGRVTQAVEHVRDLNSDLGHLVDLLVTDVILLPSDSTGGGSAAHLPGLVALSPGPEWGVYDFAESLVHEATHLNLFIGDMVHGLYTKPVAELAADRYRVLSAVKFGQLRPLDRAFHSAVVAVPLMWMQHQRGETELVDKFTGSLRECCDGLNNKRDLFTPYGQLLVHQLAEFAFTLDWDYVEESISGDRFSTYAVAA; this is encoded by the coding sequence GTGCTGCCCTCGTCCTACCGGGAGGCGGTCAGCCAGCACCGGCCGATCGACGCGCCGCCACACGGTTCGGCAATCCATTTCGAGAACAGTGGTTGGGGTGATTATCTGGACGAAGCCGACGTCTTTGACGGGATCTTCAAGGGCCTGCGGCCGTCGACGTCGGAGGAACGCGACGTGTGGCCCGGACGAGTCACGCAAGCCGTCGAGCATGTCCGCGACCTGAATTCAGATCTCGGACATCTCGTCGACCTCCTGGTTACTGATGTCATCCTGCTGCCCTCCGACAGCACCGGCGGCGGATCGGCTGCGCACCTGCCCGGCCTGGTGGCACTCAGCCCGGGACCGGAATGGGGCGTGTACGACTTCGCCGAATCTCTCGTCCATGAGGCGACTCACCTGAACTTGTTCATCGGCGATATGGTGCACGGGCTCTACACCAAACCTGTGGCCGAACTCGCCGCCGATCGCTATCGCGTTCTGTCTGCGGTGAAGTTCGGTCAGCTCCGCCCCCTCGATCGTGCCTTCCATTCGGCTGTCGTCGCAGTGCCGCTGATGTGGATGCAGCACCAGCGCGGCGAGACGGAACTGGTGGACAAGTTCACGGGCTCGCTGCGGGAATGCTGCGACGGATTGAACAACAAGCGAGACCTGTTCACGCCGTATGGGCAGCTGCTAGTGCACCAGCTCGCCGAGTTCGCATTCACCCTCGATTGGGATTACGTCGAGGAGTCGATTTCTGGGGACAGATTCTCTACCTACGCGGTCGCGGCCTGA
- a CDS encoding SGNH/GDSL hydrolase family protein, translating to MKPLAVLAAAVVAAGLAAACSPAPAEPDRSDAWTTAWSVPMQLPSEGFEPNWATDGFADQTVRQVVRVADGGTQARITLSNLYSRDELRIAGGTIARTVHGAQVQADTTRPLRFDGADSVTVAPGAEVTSDAADLRLAPFESATVTLYLAERTGPATFHAQGYASTYRAAGDHIADREATAFTEATHSWYYLSDLEVSGGPEDPETIVAFGDSITDGFGSDNDGNNRYPDALAERLAADGTPSTVLNAGIGGNMFLSDSKWFGESGLRRFDRDVLSKPGVDTVIVLGGLNDIGFSEVDLPTYKPNPDVSAEQLIAGYRDLIARAHDAGITVVGATLLPMKGAEYYTDTSAAKIRAVNDWIRTSGAYDAVVDFNAVMADPADRERLNAAFDSGDHKHPNAAGYAAMAAAVDQQAL from the coding sequence ATGAAGCCACTGGCAGTCCTCGCCGCAGCCGTCGTCGCCGCCGGACTGGCAGCCGCGTGCTCACCCGCACCGGCCGAACCCGACCGGTCGGATGCGTGGACCACCGCGTGGTCGGTCCCCATGCAGCTCCCGAGTGAAGGTTTCGAACCGAACTGGGCCACCGACGGTTTCGCCGACCAGACGGTGCGGCAGGTGGTCCGGGTCGCCGACGGCGGCACCCAGGCCCGGATCACCCTGTCCAATCTCTACAGCCGGGACGAACTCCGGATCGCCGGCGGCACCATCGCGCGCACCGTTCACGGGGCGCAGGTGCAAGCGGATACGACCCGGCCGCTGCGGTTCGACGGCGCCGACTCAGTGACCGTCGCGCCGGGCGCGGAGGTCACCAGCGATGCCGCCGATCTGCGGCTGGCCCCATTCGAATCGGCCACGGTGACCTTGTATCTGGCCGAACGAACCGGGCCGGCGACCTTCCACGCCCAGGGCTATGCCAGCACCTACCGCGCTGCGGGCGACCATATCGCGGACCGCGAAGCGACCGCTTTCACCGAGGCGACGCATTCCTGGTACTACCTCTCGGACCTCGAAGTCTCCGGTGGTCCCGAAGATCCGGAGACGATCGTCGCGTTCGGCGATTCGATCACCGACGGTTTCGGATCGGACAACGACGGCAACAATCGCTATCCCGACGCGCTCGCCGAACGACTCGCCGCGGACGGCACTCCGAGCACCGTGCTGAACGCCGGTATCGGCGGCAATATGTTCCTCAGCGATTCGAAGTGGTTCGGCGAGAGCGGATTGCGGCGTTTCGACCGTGATGTGCTCAGCAAACCGGGCGTGGACACGGTGATCGTTCTCGGCGGACTGAACGATATCGGCTTCTCCGAGGTCGATCTGCCGACCTACAAGCCCAATCCGGATGTATCGGCGGAACAACTGATCGCGGGTTACCGCGACCTGATCGCCCGCGCGCACGACGCCGGGATCACCGTGGTCGGCGCGACGTTGTTACCGATGAAGGGCGCCGAGTACTACACCGACACTTCCGCGGCGAAGATCCGGGCCGTCAACGATTGGATCCGGACCAGCGGTGCGTACGACGCCGTCGTCGATTTCAACGCGGTGATGGCCGATCCCGCCGACCGGGAGCGGTTGAACGCGGCGTTCGATTCCGGCGACCACAAACACCCGAATGCCGCCGGGTACGCGGCGATGGCCGCCGCCGTCGATCAGCAAGCACTCTGA
- a CDS encoding putative glycolipid-binding domain-containing protein, with amino-acid sequence MTETSDETPGPDIAPEPARWPAVLTWRAHDASRMESVRVTLNGNRIRASGRIIGSGCGEHTAFSASYDLVTDENGVTKRLSMSSTTAAGERYTSIARDEENYWLVDAAGTHIRSKFGGALDADVVLSPFFNTLPIRRFGLQHAMEDVQVPVVYVRLPDLSVQEADLTYSSAGDGISVLSPVSSATLTVDPDGFVLDYPGLAERV; translated from the coding sequence GTGACGGAAACGAGCGACGAAACCCCTGGTCCGGACATCGCGCCGGAGCCGGCCCGGTGGCCCGCCGTGCTGACCTGGCGCGCCCACGACGCCTCGCGGATGGAATCGGTGCGCGTCACGCTCAACGGCAATCGCATCCGGGCCAGCGGCCGCATCATCGGCAGCGGTTGCGGGGAGCACACCGCGTTCAGCGCCTCCTACGATCTGGTCACCGACGAGAACGGCGTGACCAAGCGGCTGTCGATGAGTAGCACCACCGCGGCCGGTGAGCGGTACACCTCCATCGCCCGCGACGAGGAGAACTACTGGCTCGTCGACGCCGCCGGCACCCATATCCGTTCCAAATTCGGCGGCGCGCTGGACGCCGATGTGGTGCTGAGTCCCTTCTTCAACACCCTGCCCATCCGCCGCTTCGGGCTCCAGCACGCTATGGAGGATGTGCAGGTACCGGTGGTGTATGTCCGGTTGCCGGACCTGTCGGTGCAGGAAGCCGACCTCACCTACAGCAGCGCCGGAGACGGGATCAGTGTGCTCTCCCCGGTGTCCAGCGCGACCCTGACCGTGGACCCCGACGGTTTCGTCCTCGACTATCCGGGTCTGGCCGAGCGGGTCTGA
- a CDS encoding TetR/AcrR family transcriptional regulator: MSAAYTSSPGLQDGIEARILDAALIRFSEFGVKKTTIEDIARQAGVDRVTIYRRIGSRDDVVQAVVSREVAAVLTEVDAISTRHDSLADLIADIFVMVITRWREHPLVKRMLTVEPERILEKLTVEGGPVFAMSVAATHTALCRAADAGLLTEPADLLTRAEVACRVLHSFILCPSGLVPLESDEQLDEFARAYLVPIVTG; the protein is encoded by the coding sequence ATGTCCGCCGCGTATACGTCGTCACCCGGGCTGCAGGACGGTATCGAGGCTCGCATTCTGGACGCGGCGTTGATCAGATTCAGCGAGTTCGGCGTCAAGAAGACGACCATCGAAGACATCGCCCGGCAGGCCGGTGTCGACCGCGTCACCATATATCGCCGCATCGGGTCCCGTGACGACGTGGTGCAGGCGGTGGTGAGCCGGGAGGTCGCCGCGGTCCTGACCGAGGTGGACGCCATCTCCACCCGGCACGACAGCCTCGCCGACCTCATCGCCGACATCTTCGTCATGGTGATCACGCGCTGGCGCGAACACCCGCTGGTCAAACGCATGCTCACGGTGGAACCGGAACGGATACTGGAGAAGCTCACCGTCGAGGGCGGCCCGGTCTTCGCGATGTCGGTGGCCGCCACGCACACCGCGCTGTGCCGCGCCGCCGATGCCGGCCTGCTGACCGAACCGGCCGATCTGCTCACCCGCGCGGAAGTGGCGTGCCGCGTGCTGCACTCGTTCATCCTGTGCCCCTCGGGCCTGGTGCCGCTGGAATCCGACGAACAACTCGACGAATTCGCCCGGGCCTACTTGGTTCCCATAGTCACCGGCTGA
- a CDS encoding 4a-hydroxytetrahydrobiopterin dehydratase, with translation MTTLPTPLDDSEIASRLEALPGWVRDGDEITRTFSHTYHECVHLAVYVAAKAREVGHHPDMMITWQRIEFRITTHDAGRKLTGRDFDLARDIDRIAEGAGATTTDVTP, from the coding sequence ATGACCACTCTGCCCACGCCGCTGGATGACAGCGAGATAGCCAGCCGCCTTGAAGCACTCCCCGGGTGGGTGCGCGACGGTGACGAGATCACGCGCACTTTCTCCCACACCTACCACGAGTGCGTGCACCTGGCCGTATACGTCGCGGCGAAAGCCCGCGAGGTCGGTCACCATCCTGACATGATGATCACCTGGCAGCGGATCGAGTTCCGGATCACGACTCACGATGCCGGGCGGAAGTTGACCGGGCGGGACTTCGATCTCGCGCGGGATATCGACCGGATCGCGGAAGGCGCCGGCGCAACTACAACCGATGTGACGCCCTGA
- a CDS encoding VOC family protein: MTTSPLIRPISDLANGYGSLNAFAAVKGPGGARAFIEFLREVFDGSETSQAHAVDTDDLLIHAEVRIGDSCLMVVDSKPDWAFTPALLQVNVTDCDEVLRRASARGARIITETTPFYGNTSLARFVDPWSNVWWLFGPAIEGAPEPSWDPEEATEESEIHATICAAMRELTPPAG, from the coding sequence ATGACCACATCACCGCTGATCCGGCCCATTTCCGACCTGGCCAACGGCTACGGCAGCCTCAACGCGTTCGCGGCAGTCAAAGGACCGGGCGGAGCGCGCGCGTTCATCGAATTCCTGCGCGAGGTGTTCGACGGCAGCGAGACCTCGCAGGCGCATGCGGTGGACACCGACGATCTGCTGATCCACGCGGAGGTGCGGATCGGGGACTCGTGCCTGATGGTCGTGGACTCCAAACCCGACTGGGCGTTCACCCCGGCGCTGCTCCAGGTCAATGTCACCGACTGCGACGAGGTGCTGCGGCGCGCGTCGGCGCGCGGGGCGCGGATCATCACCGAGACGACCCCGTTCTACGGGAATACATCCCTCGCCCGATTCGTCGACCCGTGGAGCAATGTGTGGTGGCTGTTCGGGCCCGCGATCGAGGGCGCTCCGGAACCGTCCTGGGACCCTGAGGAAGCAACGGAAGAGTCGGAGATCCACGCGACGATCTGCGCGGCGATGCGTGAGCTGACCCCGCCGGCCGGCTGA
- a CDS encoding ferredoxin reductase, translating to MGTQVPVRGFQMFGTAVDVCRSIFVAHRPASLLPQSKVLGHSGFNRRLVVAAIQREAVDVVGVVLVDPEGDPLPAWLPGAHLDVFLPSGRRRQYSLCGDPRDRSSYRIAVRLMPHGKGGSIEIHENLRSGDSLRVHGPRHTYPFVDAPDYLFVAGGMGITAILPMAQAASRRGTLIYTGRSRDSMPFLDRVPGAVIRPDDEFGAPDIEDLLRRADPGAAVYVCGPPPMLEAAIHAMPRVNPTGSLHLERFPAARATRA from the coding sequence ATGGGCACCCAGGTACCGGTTCGGGGGTTCCAGATGTTCGGCACAGCCGTGGATGTCTGCCGTTCGATTTTCGTCGCACATCGCCCCGCCTCGCTGCTACCGCAGTCGAAAGTGCTGGGACACAGCGGATTCAATCGCCGTCTCGTAGTCGCCGCCATTCAACGCGAAGCGGTGGACGTAGTCGGCGTGGTGCTGGTGGACCCCGAGGGCGACCCGCTACCCGCGTGGTTACCCGGCGCCCACCTGGACGTGTTCCTCCCCTCCGGTCGGCGGCGGCAGTATTCGTTGTGCGGCGACCCGCGCGACCGGTCGTCCTACCGGATCGCTGTCCGGCTGATGCCGCACGGCAAGGGCGGTTCCATCGAGATCCACGAGAATCTCCGCAGCGGCGATTCGCTTCGCGTGCACGGCCCCCGGCACACCTACCCCTTCGTCGACGCCCCCGACTACCTGTTCGTCGCCGGTGGCATGGGGATCACCGCGATCCTGCCCATGGCGCAGGCAGCGAGCCGGCGCGGCACTCTGATCTATACCGGGCGCTCCCGGGATTCGATGCCGTTCCTGGATCGGGTGCCCGGCGCCGTGATCCGCCCCGACGACGAATTCGGCGCCCCCGATATCGAGGACCTCCTGCGACGCGCGGATCCGGGAGCAGCCGTCTACGTCTGCGGCCCCCCGCCCATGCTCGAAGCCGCGATACACGCCATGCCGCGGGTGAATCCGACGGGTTCGCTGCATCTGGAACGCTTTCCGGCGGCCCGGGCGACACGCGCGTGA
- a CDS encoding tRNA adenosine deaminase-associated protein yields the protein MAAQRSGTNRATSDDYDDVEGFAVAVVREDGTWRCTPLTAAALTTLSAAETELKALRSSGAVFGLLDVDDEFFIVLRPAPSGTRLLVSDATAAIDYDIAADVLEELHVEIPDIDPDELDDVEPWEEGDLAILADLGLPEPVLSVILAETDLYPDEQLTMIAQRLGFSSEFSAVLDKLPR from the coding sequence ATGGCAGCACAGCGCTCGGGCACGAACAGGGCGACGTCGGATGATTACGACGACGTGGAAGGTTTCGCGGTGGCCGTTGTCCGGGAAGACGGAACGTGGCGGTGCACACCGCTGACGGCGGCAGCGCTCACCACCCTGTCGGCCGCGGAGACCGAGCTGAAAGCTCTCCGTTCCTCCGGCGCGGTCTTCGGGCTCCTCGACGTCGACGACGAGTTCTTCATCGTGCTCCGGCCCGCTCCCAGCGGTACCCGGTTGCTGGTGTCGGACGCGACCGCGGCGATCGACTACGACATCGCCGCCGATGTCCTGGAGGAACTCCATGTCGAGATCCCCGATATCGATCCCGATGAACTCGACGATGTCGAGCCGTGGGAGGAGGGTGATCTCGCGATCCTGGCCGATCTGGGCCTGCCCGAACCGGTGCTCAGCGTCATCCTCGCCGAAACCGACCTCTACCCGGACGAGCAGCTCACGATGATCGCGCAGCGGCTGGGCTTCTCCTCCGAGTTCTCCGCGGTGCTCGACAAACTGCCTCGTTGA